In Humulus lupulus chromosome 6, drHumLupu1.1, whole genome shotgun sequence, a single genomic region encodes these proteins:
- the LOC133783779 gene encoding uncharacterized protein LOC133783779, producing the protein MKYYYNIDGHPEPERVMGTLYTEMRKRYSERKNIRHSHFQKYYSGNPNDLDSALNAIPDLCSKESWKEIVNLFLSPKFIARSTQNKKNRKEMKYLSTQGSKSMAAIRNEYDEPDEHAIDAWRDTHIKKSTKTWVSESCKELHVS; encoded by the exons ATGAAG tattactataatatcgaTGGGCATCCAGAACCTGAAAGAGTTATGGGAACTCTGTATACGgagatgcgcaaaagatattcAGAGAGAAAGAATATTAGGCATTCTCATTTCCAAAAATATTATTCTGGAAATCCGAATGATTTGGATAGTGCTCTCAATGCTATTCCTGACTTGTGCTCGAAGGAGAGTTGGAAAGAAATCGTCAATTTGTTTCTGAGCCCAAAGTTTATAGCGCGATCCACGCAGAACAAGAAAAATAGAAAGGAAATGAAGTATTTGTCGACGCAAGGCTCTAAATCAATGGCAGCGATCCGTAACGAATAT GATGAACCTGATGAGCATGCTATTGATGCTTGGAGAGATACTCATATAAAAAAATCTACGAAGACTTGGGTTAGCGAAAGTTGCAAAGAACTACATGTAAGTtaa